ACTTGCAGCCATTAAAACCGTTCTCTCAAAATAATCCCAACTCTTGGCTCTGCATTGGTCAGTGAAGATTGCTCCATCAACAAAGATATTCTGAATTGTATCATATACTTTCATTTCTAAGGTCTAATAACAAACATATAAGCCGTTATTCGTTAACTTGGATATTCTGAATTCGAATTCATACTAGGAGTTGCTCACAATTACAATTCTGACAGATGGAATCGTGTATTcgaaatttaatataataataataataataataataataacacctgaattaaaaataagaatcaAACTGacgagaaaaataataataagaagaatcAAACGGTCAAGAAATCGAAAAGAAAGTATGAAAAGGCGGCTCCTAACGTCGtgtctttttattaatattaagtaCGAATAATGAATGAGACGAAACGGTCAACAATCTCTGCAACTGTCTCACTTCTTCCCTCCTTCCTACCATATGCTCTGCCGTTTTAATCCTCATCTTCGTTATACTTTTCAAGCTGTCCCAGCTTCTCCTACCAAACTCCCAACAATCACTCAAGTACAAAAAGCATTCGCGAGGTACCCGATAATGGAGATCGTTATTCCACCGACTACCATGGATTTCGAGTTCAACAACAGCAATTCACGTCCTTCTTCGCTTTACATGAGCGCTCCTTCTACCCCTAAACGTTTTGGCGAGTTCTACTTCAGTGCTCCGACCAGCCCGTCGCGTGGCGTCTCCGAGTTTTACCGGGATGAGTTTCCGATGCGGAATGAAAGCAGAGCTGGTGGCACGAGGGACGAGGCGGCGGCGGAATTCGCGTTTGATTTTTGTGAAGAATTAGAGAGGAGCTCGTTGCCGGCTGATGAGCTCTTTGATGGTGGCAAAATCCGGCCTTTCAAGCCTCCTTCTCGGCTGCAAATCGGCAGAAAAGCGGAGGCGTACACCACTCCGAGCAGTCCTCTTTTGCTGTCTCCCAAATCGCCCAGATCACAGGGGAAGAAGACATTTCTGGGTGTGTTCTCGCCTAGACGTAAGAAAGACTCCGACACGTTTGCGATGGAAGTGGAGAACACTCGCAGGAAAACAGAGCAtgaaagaggaagagaaagaagtaCAGACATATCATCTTCAAATTCAGGGCACAGGGTTTCTAGGTCGCTCTCTCCTTTCAGGGTCTCCGAGTCTCCATGGGAGGAACAAGAAAAGACCCAGCAAAACACCAAACAGCCATCACTGAACTCGAAGGCTTCATTTTCATCAACTGCtgttttgtcttcttcttcttcttcttcttcttcaaagagTTCTTCTAAGAAATGGAGTCTGAAGGACTTTCTGCTGTTTCGGAGCGCATCGGAAGGAAGAGCAACAGACAAAAAAGATCCTTTCCGCAAGTTCTCGCCGGCTTTGCACAAGAGGCATGAAGATTTCAAGAACTCGAGCTTCCTGTCACCGGACACTTCTGGTTCAGTGGGCAGATCGAGAAGAGGACCAGTTTCAGCCCACGAACTGCATTACACCGTGAACAAAGCGGTGTCGGAggacttgaagaagaaaacCTTCTTGCCATACAAACAGGGAATTCTGGGCAGACTGGCATTCAATCCGGCAGTCCATGCACTCGCCAATGGCTTTGGGTCATTCACACGTCATGAACCTAGATAGATTCTTCATAGATTTTCctaatttttcacttttttgttgtaaaaaatagtTACTTGTTCCTACAAATGTAGAGACTCACATGAACAACTGAATTTGTGGTTCATAAATACCATGcagagaaaaaaaacaaactgtAATTTTACCAATGTTCATTAGTTTTAGAGGATAATCGATGGAAACAAACACAATCAAAACTTGTGTCTCCATCTTGATCATGTTTTACCATTTCCCACCGGCTTGTTCTTACACTAATGTGTGTACAGAGTGGCTAAagtctttgttttttatttttttgaattactGTAAAATAATTATGGGAAATAAAAACATAGATCTTCAATAGTCCTACTTACAATTTTCTACCAGCTTGTTCTTAAGCCATCAGCACCAACAATCATCCTATAATTTTGTTCAGATGGAACTCAAATATTCTCAGCAGATGTGTTGGAATGAAGACAATGTGGTAGTTACTAGTTACCCATTTTTTCCATCATAATTTGCTGATTTATACATTCTTGATTAAGAACCAAGATTTTAACGGTTAAGATTGATGCAAATTTGATGGTATAAAATAAAGATTGGGTGATAAGTTGTGGGTTAAACGGATATTTCCCCAAAAATAGTTATAGAAAAAGGTggaaaaataattcaataatgTTGGCTCTTATTGACCATTTACTTGCTCAGCCAACACCAACCATCTAGAAAGTCAAAAGATGTCATAACATGAGACAAGTACGCAGCAATCTTTGGAGTAAATTTCTTGGCTTATAATTTATGTTTAGTAAAGAAAAGGAGCACattatataagaaataaaatagtcAAAGATAATACATTTGGATATAAGAAATATTCTATTTATAAGCCAATGTAAATAACACACAACATAAGttgatttaaaagaaaaacttgtaaatttaaattttataaatcaaatcttatcttATATAAATAGTTCACTCTATGTACCTCCTTGAGAATAAAATAACCCtaaatataaatagaattttattaatagggTTGTCATGTTCCAATAAAAACAGCTAGTCCAAGAAAAGATTTGTCAACTTCTAGAAGTGAGAAGGCTACAACTACTAAGCCTAGTTGAATGAGGCCCATGAGGGTATACCAATGCCACACCTTCCACACCTCAAATGCAACTGGGAAGGGAAGGCTACCAACCCTCCTCCCTCCCTcagaaatcattaaaaaaattacaccaatAAGGATCTTGTCCATTTTAAGTAAACTGAATAATATCCCTTTCATCTAAAAGATATTTTGGTCATTTTACTGAGTTTTGCTACTTGCAAGACTAGAGCATCAACATACCACTTCTTCTGACCCcatttattgttatttaaaaaaagttataacaccaatatttttcatcatatgAGACCTATTTTAGCTGTGTATAAAGAAAaacttgtaaatagatttttttttttatcttacttGTAAACATAATGTGAAAGCactaaaatatctcatattttaCATTAAGTCTAGTTTGGATTCGGAAAGcgttttatcttatctcatcattataatttttccaaactttcacataaaatataataaacaatttgactttttcaaatctcaattctaactttttcaaatccccaaaacaataataatattctaacaatattttattcaacattcatctttcatctaaaaccatctcttTTCATCAATCTAAAACCATTTCAAATTAATACAATCcatttgaaatgaaatgaagagaATAGAGGATCTTGTTCTAAACATACTTCTCCTGGCATGGATGTAAAGTATGTGATAATAGGTTATTAAACTCACGTGAACAGTGGGTAGAAGAGCAAAACTCTAATTGTTCAAGAATGCTAAGACATTTGGCTATGGAATAATGATATTGGAACCAAATTGTGACCCTACTAGCTGCATTTCAGGTCCTAGGGGGAAAAAAGGCCAAATTGTATGGACTGGCAAGGGCGTAGGTAAAAGAATCGCTAAGGAAACTCCCACATCAGAGAAAATTTAGAAGTATTGAAGGTTTTTAGCTTgcttaaaattttgcaacaatcAACATCTAAATTCAATCCCACATGACCTAAGATACGGTAGAAAAAACCTTGCTGGATCTGCTAGGGTTCTGCATAATTGCGCTTCTGGCAAGTCTGAgctgtcttttcttttcttttttgatcggtTATCTGAGCTGTCTTTTCTAATAACAAGTCATATAATAATGTCATATGTTTGAAATGAACATcgaatcaaaggaaaaaaaaaaaaaaaaaatccttcatTAGAAACTCAatcaaatatatcatataattgaCCAGGAACAATAATCTCTACgcttatttgaaagataaaattatACAGAACGTGATGCGTAGTCATTTTTCAGGTTTCTGGAACAACTGGTTAACAAGATAAGGGGATTGAGCACGCCTGTACTCACTTTCAAGACCCAAAGCTTCAGCTTGTTTGGTGTAGTAAAAAATTCAAGCAGATGAAAGCTTATTGAAACCAACAGATTGATTGCTCCTGTCAGATTGCAAATATTAGACTCT
This is a stretch of genomic DNA from Carya illinoinensis cultivar Pawnee chromosome 15, C.illinoinensisPawnee_v1, whole genome shotgun sequence. It encodes these proteins:
- the LOC122295972 gene encoding uncharacterized protein LOC122295972 — encoded protein: MLCRFNPHLRYTFQAVPASPTKLPTITQVQKAFARYPIMEIVIPPTTMDFEFNNSNSRPSSLYMSAPSTPKRFGEFYFSAPTSPSRGVSEFYRDEFPMRNESRAGGTRDEAAAEFAFDFCEELERSSLPADELFDGGKIRPFKPPSRLQIGRKAEAYTTPSSPLLLSPKSPRSQGKKTFLGVFSPRRKKDSDTFAMEVENTRRKTEHERGRERSTDISSSNSGHRVSRSLSPFRVSESPWEEQEKTQQNTKQPSLNSKASFSSTAVLSSSSSSSSSKSSSKKWSLKDFLLFRSASEGRATDKKDPFRKFSPALHKRHEDFKNSSFLSPDTSGSVGRSRRGPVSAHELHYTVNKAVSEDLKKKTFLPYKQGILGRLAFNPAVHALANGFGSFTRHEPR